The genomic DNA CCGCCCGAAGGCTCAAGGGATCCGGCCGTCCACTCATGCCGCTCGAGGAGCGCATGGAGCTGGTGGCGGCGCTCGGGTGTGTGGATTGGGTTACCTCCTTCGAGGAAGACTCGGTGGAGAACGTGCTCCGCCGGCTCCGTCCCACGATCCACGCCAAAGGGACCGACTACACGGTTGAAAGCGTCCCGGAACGGGCCATCGCGCAGTCGCTCGGCATCCGGACGGTCATCGTGGGGGATCCCAAAGGACACGCGACGAGCGATCTCATCCATCGGATCGGCCTCTTGAGGGCGGCGGGTTCGGAGGGCGCCCGGGGTGGATGAGCGCGGCGACAGGCGCCTCGCGGTTCCTCCGCCCCGGCGCGTGCTCGTCACCCGGTTGCGCAGGATCGGGGATGCGATCCTGGTCCTCCCGGTGATCGAGGCGCTCCGCGAAGCATTTCCAGCGTGTTCGATCGATTTTCTCGCCGAGGCGGGGCCGGCACAGGCCGCCGCCCATCATCCGGCGATCGACCGCGTGCTCGTGCTGGACCGCACGCTGGGATTCCTCCTCCCCGCCCCGCCCCGGCTTCTCTGGAATCTTCGCGGTCGCCGCTACGACTGGGTCATCGATCTCTACGGGAACCCGAGAAGCGCGCTCCTCGCTGCTTGGACCGGCGCGCCGGTCCGTGTGGGGCCCGCCCGCAGCGCGCGCCGGCGGTTCTACACACACCCCGTTCCGCCCACGGCGGGACCGGTTTCCGCGATCGCGCATCATCTCCGCTCGCTCGAGGCGCTCGGGATCCGCCCGGCGGTCCACCCGCCGCGGATCGCCCTCACCCAGGTCGAGCGCGAGCAGGGACGCCTCCGGCTCGAGTCGGCGCTCCCGGGCGGCGGGCCGCGCGTCGGAATCCATCCCGGCAATCGATGGCCGGCGAAGCGATGGCCCGAGGAGCGATTCGCCGCGCTCGTGCGCGGGCTTCCCCGCCTCGGGGTGCGGGCGGTCGTGCTGGCGGGGCCCGGGGAAGAAGCCCTCGCGCGCAGAATCGCGGCGGGGACGGGGGGCGCGCGGGACGCTCCCGTGATCGGCGGCCTCCCGCTCCGCGCCCACTGGGGTGTCATCGCCGCGCTGGATGCGCTCGTCACGGTCGATGGAAGTCCGATCCACGCGGGGCCCGCGCTCAGAACCCCCACCGTAGGCATCCTCGGTCCGACCGAGCCCGAGATATGGTTTCCCTACCGGGCAAGCGATGGCCACCAATTGCTCTCACGTGAGATCTGGTGCCGCCCCTGCCACCGCCACGAATGCGCGCGCATGGACTGCCTCGACTGGATCGGCGTCGGCGACGCGCTCCAGGCTGTGGCGCGCGCGCTGGCGCATGGAGGAGGCGCGCGTGCGACCGCGTGAGGAGCGGGCGAGGGCCGTCGTCGATCTTGCGCGCGTGCGCCGCGTCCTCGTGGTGCGCCATCGGGCGGCCGGTGATCTCCTCCTGACCACGCCCGCCCTTCGCGCGCTGCGCGCCGGCCTGCCCTCCGCTTCCATCGACGTGCTCACCGCTCGGGAAACGGGGGCGCTCTTGCGGGGGAGCCCGGATGTGGACCGCGTGCTCGAAATCGATCGACGCTCCCTCGCCTCCCAGGCTTCCCGCTACGTGGACCTGATTCGCGGCCGGTACGATCTCGTCCTCGACATGGTCTCCAACCCGAGGAGCGCCTTCATGACCGCGCTCACGCGCGCGCCGGTTCGGGTGGGCTACGATCTCGCCGGCCGGCGTTACGCCTATACGATTCGAATTCCGCGGGAGCCGCTCGGCCCCGGGGGTCCGCAGGTCCGCTACGCGCCGGAAGCCTCGCTCGATCTCGTTCGCGCGATCGGGATCGCCCCGCGCGGGCTCGAGCTCACGCTCGCCGTGCCGACGGAGGCCCACCGGACCATCGACGAGTGGCTGCGCCGCTCGGGGTTGGGTGCGCGGGCTCTCGTCGCCTGCCTTCCTTCCGGCACGTGGCCGACGAAGACCTGGCTTCCGGAGCGGTTCGCGGAGGTCATGGACCGGCTCCACGGCGACGCCGACATCCTCTGGATGTGGGGCCCCGGGGAGGAGCCCTTGGCGCGGGAGTGCCGCGGGCGAATGCGAAACCCGTCCACGGTCGCGCCCGCGACCGGATGGCAGGAGCTGGCCGCGCTGATCGCGCGTTGCGCCCTCCTCGTCAGCAATGACTCCGGCCCCAAGCATCTCGCGGTTGCGCTCGGCGTCCCGACGGTGACCGTCTTCGGGCCGACGCATCCCGGGGCGTGGCAACCCCCGGCGGGACCGCACGCCGCGATCGAGGCCGCGGCCCTCGAGTGCCTCCACTGCAACCAGACCGTCTGCCCCTTGCCGGGAGACAGGTACATGCGTTGCATGAAGGACGTGACGGCCGCGATGGTGATCGAGGCGTGCCGCGCGAGGCTCCGAGACCGGGTCGGGAGCGTCGCATGAGCGGTGGCGGCGGGGGCGCCCGCGAGCCGTTGAGCGTGCTCGTGACGACCAGGAACGAAGAGCGCGCGATCCGAGCGTGTCTCGAGTCGGTTCGCTGGGCCGAGGAAGTCGTGGTTGTGGATTCGGGGAGCACCGACGGGACGCTGCCGATCGCGCACTCGATCGCGGACCGCGTGCTGGATCATGCCTACGAGAGCCCGGCCGCGCAGAAGAATTGGGCCCTGCCGCAGCTCACCCACCGATGGACGTTGATTCTGGACGCCGACGAGCGCGTGCCGCCGCCGCTCCGACGGGAGATCGAGTCGGTCCTCGCCGACGCCGCGCGCAAGGAAGGCTACTGGATCTACCGCGAGAATTACTTCTACCGGAGGCCGATCCGGTCCGCCGGGTGGCAGCGCGACAAAGTGCTTCGCCTGTTCGATCGAACGAAGGGAGCCTACCGACCGGTCCCGGTCCACGAGGAGATCCAGCTTCGCGGAAGGGAGGGCGTGCTTCACGAAAGGCTCCTCCACGAGCCCTACCGCGATCTCGACCACTACTTCGAGAAATGGGATCGCTACTCGCGGTGGTCCGCCGAGGACCTGCGCCGCCGTGGGATCCCGGCCTCGGGGGGCCGTCTCCTCCTTCGCCCGTGGCTGCGATTCCTGCGCATGTACGCGCTGGAGGGGGGATTCCGGGAGGGACGGCGCGGCGTCGTGCTCTGCTGGCTGGCCGCGTTTTCCGTTTTCGCGAAGTACGCGCGGCGCTGGGAACACGAGATCCGGGACGAGGGGCGATGAGGGTCGCCTTCTTCGGCGCCTACGACCCCTCCTACGCGCGCACCCGCGTCCTCCGCGAAGGGCTTGAGAGCCGCGGCGCCGAAGTTCTTTCGGTCCACGCGCCCAGGGATTCGCCGGGCGGCATTCGGGAGATACGCCTCGTGGTTTCCTGGCTTCGCGGGGCGCGCGAGCTCGACGCGATCCTTGTTCCATCCTTCGGGCATCGAGACGTTCTTCTCGCGCGGCTCCTGGGCCGTGTCGTGGACTCCCCCGTCCTCTTCGACCCTCTCGTTTCGCGCTGGGACACGCAGGTCGGCGACCTGGGCAGGCTCAAGGAGGGAACCGTGAGCGCGCATCGGGTCCGTGCGAGCGATCGCGTGTCGCTCTCCCTCGCGGACATGGTGCTGTGCGACACGTGGGAGCACGGGGATTTCTATGCCAGCGAGTTCGGGGTCACGCGGAGCAAGCTCTGCCGGGTTCCGGTCGGAGCCGATCGCTTCGCCTTCGAGCTGGGAGAAAGGCGCGCCGCCGGCCCGAGAAGCGGTCCGCTCGACGTCGTGTATCTGGGAGGATATCTGCCGCTCCACGGGCTCCCGGCGGTCATCGACGCGGCCACCGAGCTGGAGGCGCGCCACGGGACCGGGTTCGCGAGCTTCACCCTGATCGGCGGCGGCATGCTGATGCCTCGGATCGAGCGCGACATCGCGGCGCGCGGCCTCCGGAGCGTGCGGCTTCTCCCGCGGATGCCGTACGACGAGGCGCTGACGCGACTCGCGCGAGCCGACGTCGGCCTCGGCATCTTCGGCACGAGCGCCAAGGCGGCTCGCGTCGTGCCGCACAAGGTGTTCCAGTCGATGGCGCTCGGCCTGCCCACGATCACGCGTCGCTCCGCGGCGATCGCCGAGTTTTTCCGCGATGGGGAGCACCTGTGGCTCGTGCCTGCCGGGGACGGCGCGGCGCTGGCGGACGCGATCGAGTCGCTCGCCGGGGATCCGGCGCGCCGTGAGACCATGGGGGCGGCGGGCCGCGCCGCCGCCCGCGCGCAGGCCTCGCCGAATCGGATCGGCGATATCCTCGTCGAGGCGATCCAACGCTCGCGCGAAGCCACCGCGCCGGGCGCGCGCCGGTGATCCGGATTCTCCATGTAGACTCGGAACGGCCCTGGAGGGGAGGGCAGCAGCAGGTGCTCCTCCTCATGGGGCGGCAGCGCGCGCGCGGCGACGATCCTCGTCTCGTTGCACCCCGTGGAAGCGCGCTCGCCGAGCGCGCCTCGAACGAGGGGTTCGCGGTGCACCGCTTGGGCATGCGCGGTGCGTGGGATCTCCCCACGGTGTTTGCTCTCGCGAAGCTGATGCGGGACACCCGGCCGGACGTCGTGCATTGGCACGCGGCGCGGGCCCATGCGGTCGGCGCCATGGCGGCCCTGGTCGCCCCCGGGCCGGCACGGGTTCTTTCGCGCCGGGTTCAATTCCCCGTGCGTCGCTCCTTCGGCAGCAGGCTTCTCTACGCGCTTCCCGTGGAGCGCATCGCGGCGATCTCGCTGGCCGTGCGCGATTCGCTGGTCCGAAGCGGCGTCGACGCCGGGCTGATCCGAGTCGTTCCGAGCGGAATCGACCTGGCGGCCTTCTCCGGATCTTCCGATCGCGACCTGGTTCGCCGGCGCCTCGGCGCCGCGGACCAGGACGTCGTCGCCGTCAATGCGTCCGCCCTGGCGGTGGGGAAGGGCCAGAGCGATCTTCTCCAGGCGGCGGCACGCTCGGTTCGGCGCGTACCGTCCCTCAAGATTTGGATTGTGGGGGAAGGTCCGCTGGAGAGGAGGCTCCGGAACGAACAACGGGCCCTGGGTCTCGAAGGATCGGTGGCGTTCCTCGGCTTCCGGACCGACGTGCTCGAGCTGCTCCGCGCTGCGGATTTCTTCTGCCTCCCATCGCTGTCGGAAGGGCTCGGCACGTCGATCCTCGAGGCCATGGCCGCCGGCCTCCCGGTGGTCGCGACCCGCACAGGCGGCGTTCCGGAAATCGTCGAGGAAGGGCGGACCGGGATTCTCGTTCCCCCTTCGGATCCGGCGGCACTCGCCGAAGCCATGGTCGATCTGGCCTCCCGTCCCGCGCTGAGGGCCTCGATGGGGGCTTTGGGCCGGGAGCGGGCGGAGCGATTCAGCGTCGATCAAACCGCCGACATGACCTACCAGGTCTATCGCTCGGCGCTCGCCGCCCGGCGTCGATTGACCGTGTAAATTCAACCTGTTACAGTCACAAGTTCAACCTCCAAAGGGGTTCGATCCACCGGAAGGCATTCCCGACCATGCATGATTTTTGGACGATCGCTCTGTACGGAGCCCTGGTTCTCGGCGTGCTCGTGTTCGTGCACGAGCTCGGGCATTTTCTCGTGGCCAAGTGGCTGGGCGTCCAGGTGCTTTCCTTCTCGATCGGGATGGGACCCCGCCTTTTCGGTTTCCGGAGAGGAGGAACCGACTACCGTATCTCGGTGCTGCCGCTGGGCGGATTCGTGCGGATGGCCGGCGACAGCCCCGACTCCCAGGACCGCCAGGGACAGCCCTACGAGTTCCTCGAGAAGCCCTGGTGGGTGCGGGCGCTGATCACCGCCGCAGGACCCATCGCGAACCTCATCTTCGCATTTCTCATCAACGTCGCGGTCTATTGCATCGGCGTGAAGACCCCCGACTTCCCTTCGGTCGTCGGACGCGTGAGTCCCCATTCGATCGTCGAGAGCATCGGCGTCCGCGAGTGGGACCGCATCGCCACGCTGGACGGCCGACCCGCGCGGACCATGCGGCAGCTCGCCGCGGCGGTGGATCGTGCCGCCCGAGCCAAAGGGCCGGGGTCCATTCCCTTGACGGTCTTGCGCCACGGGAAGGAAGTGGCCCTTCGGGTGCCGCGTCGCGATGCGGCGCGCCTGGCGGAGGAGCTGGACTGGAACACGGGGACCGTGATCGGAAGGGTATTCGTGGGCCTGCCGGCGTACCAGGCGGGGCTCCGCGAGGGAGACGAGATCGTGAGCGTGAACGGCCAACGCGTCGGGAACTGGTCGGAGCTCAGCTCGCGGATCCGGCGCAGCCCGGACACGCCCCTCGAGCTTGAGGTCCGCCGGGGCTCGAAGATGTTCCTGGTCACGGTGAAGACGACCCCCGACAGCGTGATCGGGATCTCGCTGCCGGAGACGATCACGATCGTGGAGCGTTTCGCGCTGCCGCAGGCCGCGTGGCTCGGCGTGAGACAGACGCTCTACGCGATGGGGCAGATTTATAACGGGCTCTGGAGCTTCCTGACCAATCCGATTCGCTTGAGCTCGAGCGTCGCGGGACCGATCGCGATCGCGCAGGTGGCGCGGGATCAGGCGAGAAGCGGCTGGGATCAGCTTCTCTCCTTCGCATCCTTCATCAGCGTTGCGCTGATGGCCATGAACCTGCTCCCCATTCCGATCCTGGATGGCGGCCACGTGCTTTTCGCGCTGCTCGAGGGCGTGCGCCGGAAACCTCTTTCGGTCAAGACTCAGGCCGCGTTCCAGCGCATCGGCCTCGCGGTGCTGGGAGGTCTCGTCATCTTTTCCTTCGCCAACGACCTCACCAGGGTCTCGCAGCGAAGGCGCGCCGAAGCAGAAATCAACCGCCGGCTGAACCACAACGCGCCCGCCGACACGGTTCCTTCCTCGGACGGACGCTGATTCCGCCGGATTGACGCGGCGCGATCCCACGATGCGCGGCGGGACCTACGCGAGACTCGGGCTCGCCGCGCTGCTGCTCGCCTCCTCGTTTCCGGGCAAGCCGTCTTCCGCACAGCGAGCCTCGGAGTTCGAGACGACGCTCCGGGTTCGGCACGTCGAGATCCACGGGAGCAAGGCATTCTCGGAGCGGAACCTCCGTGGGTTCTTGAGGACCCGGGGTTCCTCCTGGTTCCGGCCGTGGCGGCGTCCGCGCTACCGATCCGATTTTCTTCGCTTCGACCGGGCGACGTTGCAGTCCTACTACCGTCGCCATGGCTTCATGTTCGCCCGCGTCGACAGCGCGTTTCCCGTACCCGTTCCGGGGAGCGCGTCCACGGTGGACGTCCACTTCTTCCTCATGGAGGGCCCGCTCACCCGGCTGAGCGGGGTGGAGTTGGAAGGAACGGCTCCGCTCTCCGAAGCCGAGGTGCGGCGGGTCCTGAAGCAGAAGCCGTTGAGCCCGCTCGACATCACGTTGGTCGAGACGGACCGCCAGGCCGTCGAGGATCGCTACGCGGACCTGGGATACGCCGCGGTGCAAGTGCGGGACTCGGTGGCGGCGGACAGCGTGCATGCCGTCGTGGTCTACCGGATTGAGCCCGGCCCGATCGCGCGTTTGGGACAGGTGGGCGTCGAGGGCATCAAGGATACCCGCCGCCGGGTCGTCACCCGAGAGCTGACGGTTCACACCGGCGATATCCTCTCCCGCAAGAAGCTCGCGGAGAGCCAGCAGCGCATCTACGACACGGGGCTCTACAGCGACGTGATCTTCGAGCGCGGGGATATCGATTCGGCGACCCATTTGGCGGACCTTCACCTCACGGTGCGCGAGCGCAAGATGGCGTGGGTCGACGTCGGGCTGGGCTACGGAACCCTGGACCAGGTGCGACTCACGAGCGAATGGGGACACCGGAACATCGGCCACGAGGGAATCCGCTTCGTCGTTTCCGGGAGGATGGGCTTTCGCGTCACGGCTCCCGACCCCGCGCAGACCAAGTCGAGGCTTGGAAACCGACGCGCCGATGCCGCCCTCTCCCAACCATGGACCTTCGGGACCCGGACGCAGGCGGCCGTCGGCGGATACGCCGAGCAGATCGTGCAGACCCAAACGGGCGTCCAGATCCCGCTCGCGATCCCACTGCGCGCCTATGGCGTCTCGCTTACGTTCGGCAGGGATCTCTCGCGTTTCACTCACGGCGCGCTCTCGCTGGGCCATCGACACGTCATCACGGACAGCACCAGCTTTAAGCCCGCGCCCGGGGTCGAGCAAAAGAGCTACTCGACGCGCCGAGTCGGTCTCTCTCTGGAACGCGATACGCGCAACAACCCCTTCGATCCCAAAGGGGGTCATGATCTCCTTGGGAATGCGGTCGTCGCGGGAGGGGTACTGAAAGGGAACGCCCGCTTCACGAAATTCAGCGCGGCCGCGAGCACGTATCTTCCCGCCGGCCGCGGATTGACCTTGGCCTTTCGGATCCAGGCGGGTTACGCGAGCCCCTTCGGCCACATTCCGGCTCCGGGCGACACGCTGCGCGATCTCGACCGCATTCCGCTGGAGGACCGCTTCCAGGCCGGCGGAGCCTCCTCGGTGCGCGGGTATTTCGAGAACGAGCTCGGGTACCGGATCGTGTCGGCCGACTCCTCCCGACTCGAAGGCGGAGAGGTCCTTCTGCTGGGCTCCGCGGAGGCACGATTCCCGCTATTCTGGATCGTGGGCGGGGCCGTGTTCCTGGATGCGGGAAACGTCTGGGAGCGTCCGCGAGATGTCACCCTGAGGCGGGTTTTCACCGTCTTGGGCCGTGGGGCGGGGTATTCCGACATGCGCTACTCCGTGGGGGCGGGGATCCGGATCGGGACGCCGGTCGGTCCGGTGCGATTCGATTACGGCTGGAAGCTGAGGCACGCGAAACCCGAGGAGCACGATCTGAGCTCCACCCGGGGTACGTTCCACTTCAGCCTGGGGCAGGCATTCTGAAATGTTCGGGATGATGCGGTTCAGGAAGCGTCGTGAGGAGAACGGGGTAGAGCCGCCCGCTCGAGCCCCGGGCAGGGTTCCGGGATGGCTCCTCTGGGTCCTGACGGCTCTGGCGGCAATCCTCCTTTTCGTCTCCCTGGGGGCCACGCTTCTCGCCTTTCTCTTCGCGAAGGGGGACCCCACCCTGTCGCGCCGGATCGTCACCTTTATCAGCAGCTCGGTCGGCGATTTTCGGCGGTGCCGTGCTCGAGTACCCCCGGCTCGTCGTCGTCACCCCGGACGGACCGGTTCCATGGCTTATCGCAACACGGCTCACGGCGGAATACGATACGTTCGAGTTGCTCTTCTCACGCCGCCGGACCCTGCGAGTCACGATCGACTCGCCGGTTCTCCCGCTGGTGCACGACCGCCGCGGCAATCTCGTCGTGCCTCGGTTTGGACGATCCAAGCGCAGCCCCCGGGACCAAACCGCGACGCGAATCGACATCCGGATCCGCGACGGAGCGATCTCGCTCGATCGTGGAGGGGTGCGTTTCGGCAATATCGCCGGGAATGCCGTGGCGCTCCTCGAGCCGGCCCACACGACCTTCCGGGTGGCCCGGCTTTCGGGAGTGAGCCAGATGCGGGGGCGTCCTGGGTCGATCCGGGCGGAGGGCGTGGCGGTCGTATCCCGCGGGCGGATGCGGTTCGATCCGCTGTACGTCGTGTTGGACCGCTCGCGGATCCGGTCGGCCATCGACTGGGACCTCGCGCACGCCCGCGTGGTCTCGTCGCGAACCGGGCTCAACCCGCTGGATCTGGCGGAGGTGATGCGGCTCCTCGACCTGGCCCCGGTCACGCGGGGCTCGCTCGTGGGGGAAGTCTCGTTCACGGGCGATCCCACCTCCGGGAATGCGGCGGTCCGCCTGTCGGGGACCATCGCGGGAGAGCCGGTCGACGAGCTGACCGCTCAGGCGCAGCTCGTTCCCGGCGCGGTTCGGATCGACGACGCTCTCGCCCGCGTGAGGAAGGCGGAGGTGTCGGGAAGCGCGGTGATCGAGACGCACGGTGCGCTCACGGCGGATGTGCGCCTCAAGAACGTGGATCCCGGGCTCCTTCCGTGGTGGAGGCTGCCCGCCAGCACGCCGCACGGCCTCTTGAACGGCGACGGCCGGATCCGGGCGATTCAGGCGAAGCCCTATCCCATCGCGACCGTCACTCTCGATCTCCACCAGGGAAAGCTCGGTCGGCTCGGCATCGAGCGCGGCGCGGTCACCGCGCGACTGGGGCAACATGGGGACGTGGCCATCGACTCAGCGTGGGTCGACACGCCGGGGGCGCGCCTCCTGGGATCGGGCAGGATCGCCCCGGACACGACCCTCTCCTTCTCCTTCGAGGCGGTGGCTCGGGATCTTGGCGCGATGGACTCTCTCCTGAGACCCGTCGGGATGGAAGCGGGGCAGGCGCGGGTGACCGGATC from Candidatus Eisenbacteria bacterium includes the following:
- a CDS encoding glycosyltransferase; translation: MIRILHVDSERPWRGGQQQVLLLMGRQRARGDDPRLVAPRGSALAERASNEGFAVHRLGMRGAWDLPTVFALAKLMRDTRPDVVHWHAARAHAVGAMAALVAPGPARVLSRRVQFPVRRSFGSRLLYALPVERIAAISLAVRDSLVRSGVDAGLIRVVPSGIDLAAFSGSSDRDLVRRRLGAADQDVVAVNASALAVGKGQSDLLQAAARSVRRVPSLKIWIVGEGPLERRLRNEQRALGLEGSVAFLGFRTDVLELLRAADFFCLPSLSEGLGTSILEAMAAGLPVVATRTGGVPEIVEEGRTGILVPPSDPAALAEAMVDLASRPALRASMGALGRERAERFSVDQTADMTYQVYRSALAARRRLTV
- a CDS encoding D-glycero-beta-D-manno-heptose 1-phosphate adenylyltransferase → MSARPAKVVALASMERRLQSSPSEREGLVLANGIFDLFHVGHVRYLAGARESGSALLVALNSDASARRLKGSGRPLMPLEERMELVAALGCVDWVTSFEEDSVENVLRRLRPTIHAKGTDYTVESVPERAIAQSLGIRTVIVGDPKGHATSDLIHRIGLLRAAGSEGARGG
- a CDS encoding glycosyltransferase family 9 protein; this translates as MDERGDRRLAVPPPRRVLVTRLRRIGDAILVLPVIEALREAFPACSIDFLAEAGPAQAAAHHPAIDRVLVLDRTLGFLLPAPPRLLWNLRGRRYDWVIDLYGNPRSALLAAWTGAPVRVGPARSARRRFYTHPVPPTAGPVSAIAHHLRSLEALGIRPAVHPPRIALTQVEREQGRLRLESALPGGGPRVGIHPGNRWPAKRWPEERFAALVRGLPRLGVRAVVLAGPGEEALARRIAAGTGGARDAPVIGGLPLRAHWGVIAALDALVTVDGSPIHAGPALRTPTVGILGPTEPEIWFPYRASDGHQLLSREIWCRPCHRHECARMDCLDWIGVGDALQAVARALAHGGGARATA
- a CDS encoding glycosyltransferase family 2 protein translates to MSGGGGGAREPLSVLVTTRNEERAIRACLESVRWAEEVVVVDSGSTDGTLPIAHSIADRVLDHAYESPAAQKNWALPQLTHRWTLILDADERVPPPLRREIESVLADAARKEGYWIYRENYFYRRPIRSAGWQRDKVLRLFDRTKGAYRPVPVHEEIQLRGREGVLHERLLHEPYRDLDHYFEKWDRYSRWSAEDLRRRGIPASGGRLLLRPWLRFLRMYALEGGFREGRRGVVLCWLAAFSVFAKYARRWEHEIRDEGR
- the rseP gene encoding RIP metalloprotease RseP gives rise to the protein MHDFWTIALYGALVLGVLVFVHELGHFLVAKWLGVQVLSFSIGMGPRLFGFRRGGTDYRISVLPLGGFVRMAGDSPDSQDRQGQPYEFLEKPWWVRALITAAGPIANLIFAFLINVAVYCIGVKTPDFPSVVGRVSPHSIVESIGVREWDRIATLDGRPARTMRQLAAAVDRAARAKGPGSIPLTVLRHGKEVALRVPRRDAARLAEELDWNTGTVIGRVFVGLPAYQAGLREGDEIVSVNGQRVGNWSELSSRIRRSPDTPLELEVRRGSKMFLVTVKTTPDSVIGISLPETITIVERFALPQAAWLGVRQTLYAMGQIYNGLWSFLTNPIRLSSSVAGPIAIAQVARDQARSGWDQLLSFASFISVALMAMNLLPIPILDGGHVLFALLEGVRRKPLSVKTQAAFQRIGLAVLGGLVIFSFANDLTRVSQRRRAEAEINRRLNHNAPADTVPSSDGR
- a CDS encoding glycosyltransferase family 4 protein — translated: MDVDSGRRRARAAAAPTGDRVGPRRRRAQGRLLDLPRELLLPEADPVRRVAARQSASPVRSNEGSLPTGPGPRGDPASRKGGRASRKAPPRALPRSRPLLREMGSLLAVVRRGPAPPWDPGLGGPSPPSPVAAIPAHVRAGGGIPGGTARRRALLAGRVFRFREVRAALGTRDPGRGAMRVAFFGAYDPSYARTRVLREGLESRGAEVLSVHAPRDSPGGIREIRLVVSWLRGARELDAILVPSFGHRDVLLARLLGRVVDSPVLFDPLVSRWDTQVGDLGRLKEGTVSAHRVRASDRVSLSLADMVLCDTWEHGDFYASEFGVTRSKLCRVPVGADRFAFELGERRAAGPRSGPLDVVYLGGYLPLHGLPAVIDAATELEARHGTGFASFTLIGGGMLMPRIERDIAARGLRSVRLLPRMPYDEALTRLARADVGLGIFGTSAKAARVVPHKVFQSMALGLPTITRRSAAIAEFFRDGEHLWLVPAGDGAALADAIESLAGDPARRETMGAAGRAAARAQASPNRIGDILVEAIQRSREATAPGARR
- a CDS encoding glycosyltransferase family 9 protein; amino-acid sequence: MATNCSHVRSGAAPATATNARAWTASTGSASATRSRLWRARWRMEEARVRPREERARAVVDLARVRRVLVVRHRAAGDLLLTTPALRALRAGLPSASIDVLTARETGALLRGSPDVDRVLEIDRRSLASQASRYVDLIRGRYDLVLDMVSNPRSAFMTALTRAPVRVGYDLAGRRYAYTIRIPREPLGPGGPQVRYAPEASLDLVRAIGIAPRGLELTLAVPTEAHRTIDEWLRRSGLGARALVACLPSGTWPTKTWLPERFAEVMDRLHGDADILWMWGPGEEPLARECRGRMRNPSTVAPATGWQELAALIARCALLVSNDSGPKHLAVALGVPTVTVFGPTHPGAWQPPAGPHAAIEAAALECLHCNQTVCPLPGDRYMRCMKDVTAAMVIEACRARLRDRVGSVA